In Candidatus Schekmanbacteria bacterium RIFCSPLOWO2_02_FULL_38_14, a single genomic region encodes these proteins:
- a CDS encoding SMC-Scp complex subunit ScpB: protein MGEEITFDKIKAIAEALIFVSDIPLSINKINEVLDKTDVATIKTAILQLQDEYEKGGKGIQIIEVANGYKMCTRSEYSDYVTKLFTHRKKAKLSAQALETLAVIAYKQPVTKPEIEEIRGVNIIGVLKTLLDRNMIKILGKKDAVGRPILYGTTREFLEYFGLKDLTDLPTLKDFSEFDLGEIKNETEKLSENTKSDVPNGDIVEETVREDDGGRADNS, encoded by the coding sequence ATGGGTGAAGAAATAACATTTGATAAAATCAAGGCAATTGCAGAAGCGCTTATTTTTGTTTCAGATATTCCTTTATCCATTAACAAGATAAATGAAGTTCTGGACAAAACAGATGTGGCTACTATAAAAACTGCCATTTTGCAGCTTCAGGATGAATATGAGAAGGGAGGAAAGGGAATTCAGATAATAGAAGTTGCGAATGGTTATAAGATGTGTACAAGAAGCGAGTATTCTGATTATGTAACAAAACTTTTTACTCATAGAAAAAAGGCAAAACTTTCAGCCCAGGCTTTGGAGACATTGGCTGTAATTGCTTATAAGCAGCCAGTCACCAAGCCTGAGATAGAGGAAATAAGAGGGGTTAACATAATTGGGGTGCTGAAAACACTTCTTGACAGGAATATGATAAAGATACTTGGAAAAAAAGATGCGGTAGGAAGGCCTATTTTATATGGAACTACAAGAGAATTTCTGGAATATTTTGGTTTAAAGGATTTAACAGACTTACCTACTCTAAAAGACTTTTCAGAATTTGATTTGGGCGAGATTAAAAATGAAACAGAAAAACTTAGTGAGAATACAAAAAGTGATGTCCCAAATGGGGATATCGTCGAGGAGACAGTCAGAGAAGATGATGGTGGAAGGGCGGATAATTCTTAA
- a CDS encoding chorismate mutase produces the protein MDKIYNHRKQVDEIDEEILDLLSRRADLAIKIGRIKKAGNKKIHAPKREIEIYEKLFSKNKGPLSNESIRNIYREIISASISLEGPMKVSFLGPEASFTHLACIKQFGFSAEYQSANFIKDVFDEVEKGTVMFGVVPVENSTEGAVNLTLDMFLESDLKIYGEILLPINHNLLNKSGNIKNVEKIVSHPQSIAQCREWLGRNLRDVPVEEVSSNAIAAIMASKNKSLAAIASKTAGDVYGLKVVRKNIEDNVNNFTRFLVISKNYLEKTGDDKTSLLFSIKDKAGALYNVLEPFAENKISLAKIESRPSKKKAWEYVFYLDFLGHIDDTAVKKAIKSLKNNCIFLKFLGSYPRAKLL, from the coding sequence TTGGATAAAATATATAATCATAGAAAACAGGTTGATGAAATAGACGAAGAGATTCTGGATCTTTTAAGCAGAAGGGCTGATTTAGCAATAAAGATTGGCAGAATAAAAAAAGCAGGTAATAAAAAGATTCATGCCCCAAAAAGGGAAATAGAAATATATGAGAAGCTGTTCAGCAAAAACAAAGGGCCTCTCAGCAATGAATCAATCAGAAATATTTACAGGGAAATAATTTCAGCCTCAATTTCTCTGGAAGGGCCAATGAAGGTATCATTCCTTGGTCCGGAAGCATCTTTCACTCACCTTGCATGTATAAAACAGTTTGGATTTTCTGCAGAATACCAATCAGCAAATTTTATTAAAGATGTGTTTGATGAAGTTGAAAAAGGGACCGTCATGTTTGGAGTTGTTCCGGTTGAAAACTCAACAGAAGGCGCAGTGAATCTTACTCTTGATATGTTCCTTGAATCGGATTTAAAAATTTACGGAGAGATACTACTGCCAATTAATCATAACCTGCTTAACAAAAGCGGAAACATAAAAAATGTAGAGAAGATAGTATCCCATCCGCAGTCAATAGCCCAATGCAGAGAATGGCTGGGAAGAAATTTAAGAGATGTGCCGGTAGAGGAGGTTTCAAGTAATGCGATAGCTGCTATAATGGCATCAAAGAACAAATCTCTGGCAGCCATCGCAAGCAAAACGGCTGGCGATGTTTACGGATTAAAGGTTGTTAGAAAAAATATAGAAGATAATGTTAATAATTTTACAAGATTTCTTGTAATCAGCAAGAATTATTTAGAAAAAACAGGCGATGATAAAACTTCATTGCTGTTTTCTATAAAAGATAAAGCAGGGGCTTTGTATAATGTGTTGGAGCCATTTGCTGAGAATAAAATCAGTTTAGCAAAGATTGAGTCAAGACCTTCAAAGAAAAAAGCATGGGAATATGTTTTTTATCTGGATTTTCTCGGTCATATTGATGACACTGCAGTTAAAAAAGCAATCAAGTCATTAAAAAATAATTGCATATTTTTAAAATTCCTTGGTTCTTATCCGAGAGCAAAACTTCTTTGA
- a CDS encoding alcohol dehydrogenase, with the protein MKAVFINEHGNIDKLKYGDIKEPEISSKEVLIKLKSASLNHLDIWVRQWIPGIKVEFPHILGSDGAGIIEQAGSDVKNVKVGDKVLLNPGVSCNACEQCNSGEHSQCSAFHLLGEHVNGTYAEFVKAPFENVHPIPDGFSFEEAAAFPLVFLTAWRMLVSKARILAGETILILGIGGGVSSAALQIAKQIGAKVIVTSGDNEKIKKAKQAGAEEGINYNETDFVKEIRRITNKRGVDVVLDSIGAATWTKSLSCLAKGGRLITCGATTGPNPQTDIQRIFWNQISIFGSTMGNRKEFLQVLSLFNVNRIKPIIDSVFPLKNFKDAQAKMEDKKQFGKIVISIPE; encoded by the coding sequence ATGAAAGCTGTCTTTATAAACGAACACGGCAACATTGATAAACTTAAATACGGGGATATAAAAGAACCTGAAATCTCATCAAAAGAAGTACTGATAAAATTAAAATCTGCTTCTTTAAACCATCTTGATATATGGGTCAGGCAGTGGATTCCAGGGATAAAAGTAGAATTTCCGCATATACTCGGGTCCGACGGAGCCGGGATTATAGAACAAGCAGGCTCAGATGTAAAAAACGTGAAGGTTGGCGATAAGGTACTGCTGAATCCCGGAGTAAGCTGCAATGCTTGCGAACAATGCAATTCAGGAGAACACAGCCAGTGCTCTGCTTTTCATCTTTTAGGGGAACACGTTAACGGAACTTATGCAGAATTCGTAAAAGCCCCTTTTGAAAATGTTCATCCGATTCCTGATGGATTCTCCTTTGAAGAAGCTGCTGCCTTCCCTCTTGTATTCCTGACTGCCTGGCGCATGCTGGTAAGCAAAGCAAGAATTTTGGCAGGAGAAACTATTTTGATTCTTGGTATTGGAGGAGGAGTTTCAAGCGCTGCTCTCCAAATAGCAAAGCAGATTGGAGCAAAGGTGATAGTAACATCAGGAGATAATGAGAAAATAAAAAAAGCAAAACAGGCAGGAGCTGAAGAAGGAATCAATTATAACGAGACAGATTTTGTAAAAGAAATACGGAGGATAACCAACAAAAGAGGTGTAGATGTTGTGCTTGACAGCATTGGAGCTGCAACATGGACAAAAAGCCTTTCATGCCTTGCCAAAGGAGGAAGACTCATAACATGCGGAGCAACAACTGGTCCAAATCCGCAGACAGACATTCAAAGGATATTCTGGAACCAGATTTCAATATTCGGCTCTACTATGGGAAACAGGAAAGAGTTCTTGCAGGTTCTTAGTTTATTTAATGTCAACAGAATTAAACCAATAATCGATTCTGTTTTTCCATTAAAAAATTTCAAAGATGCTCAGGCTAAAATGGAAGATAAAAAACAGTTTGGTAAAATTGTAATAAGCATTCCCGAATAA
- a CDS encoding glutamine-hydrolyzing GMP synthase yields MKNDIHKEKILILDFGSQYTQLIARRVREQKVYCEIHPFNYPFKKAIDFNPKGIIFSGSPSSVFDKNSPKCDIGIFKLNVPVLGICYGLQFLTTFFGGKVAKSEKREFGRAILRITKGDGIFKGIKSVRKSDGHTVWMSHGDQILKLPEDFIPIAQTDTCPYAAVRNRDGKIFGVQFHPEVVHTRIGKKVLRNFLFDICKCKPLWNMKSFIATQIENIRKTVGNRKVILALSGGVDSSVAAVLLHKALGRNLKCVFVNNGVLRENEASQVIKRFKNNFHINLSYVDAGREFLKDLKGVTDPEKKRKIIGNKFIRIFEREARRLGKIEFLSQGTLYPDVIESVSFKGPSATIKSHHNVGGLPKDMRLKLIEPFRELFKDEVRLVGKELGLPDEVIWRQPFPGPGLAVRILGEVTEKRLKILREADTIVVEEIKKAGLYREIWQSFAVLLPVKSVGVMGDERTYENVVGIRAVSSLDGMTADWVRLPYDLMARISNRIINEVKGVNRVVYDISSKPPSTIEWE; encoded by the coding sequence ATGAAGAATGATATTCATAAAGAAAAAATTCTGATACTTGATTTTGGTTCACAGTATACACAGTTAATTGCAAGAAGAGTAAGAGAACAGAAGGTATACTGCGAAATTCACCCCTTTAATTATCCATTTAAAAAAGCAATAGATTTCAATCCTAAAGGAATAATTTTTTCAGGAAGTCCTTCAAGCGTTTTTGATAAAAACTCTCCAAAATGCGACATAGGGATATTTAAACTTAATGTGCCTGTTCTTGGGATATGCTATGGACTTCAGTTTCTGACAACATTTTTTGGAGGAAAAGTAGCCAAATCTGAAAAAAGAGAATTTGGTAGGGCTATTTTAAGAATCACTAAGGGCGACGGGATTTTTAAAGGAATAAAATCAGTCAGAAAAAGCGACGGACATACTGTTTGGATGAGCCATGGAGACCAGATACTAAAATTGCCTGAGGATTTCATACCAATAGCTCAGACTGACACCTGTCCTTATGCTGCTGTCAGAAACAGGGATGGAAAGATTTTTGGTGTCCAGTTTCATCCTGAAGTGGTTCATACAAGAATCGGGAAAAAGGTGTTAAGAAATTTTCTTTTTGATATCTGCAAATGCAAACCCCTCTGGAATATGAAATCTTTTATTGCCACTCAGATAGAGAATATAAGAAAAACGGTTGGGAACAGAAAAGTAATATTAGCTTTGAGCGGTGGAGTTGATTCTTCTGTTGCAGCAGTTCTTCTTCACAAGGCATTAGGCAGAAATCTCAAGTGTGTGTTTGTCAATAATGGAGTTTTGAGGGAAAATGAAGCCAGTCAGGTAATAAAAAGGTTTAAAAACAATTTTCACATAAACCTCAGTTATGTTGATGCAGGAAGAGAGTTTCTTAAAGATTTAAAAGGTGTTACTGACCCGGAAAAAAAGAGAAAAATAATTGGCAACAAATTCATAAGAATCTTTGAAAGAGAGGCAAGAAGATTAGGGAAAATAGAGTTTCTTTCTCAGGGAACACTTTATCCTGATGTAATAGAATCTGTTTCATTCAAAGGTCCATCAGCAACAATAAAAAGCCATCACAATGTCGGGGGATTGCCGAAGGATATGAGGCTTAAGCTTATAGAGCCTTTCAGAGAGCTTTTCAAAGATGAGGTGAGGTTGGTTGGAAAAGAGCTTGGATTGCCTGATGAGGTAATCTGGAGACAGCCTTTTCCGGGTCCCGGTCTTGCTGTTAGGATTTTAGGAGAGGTAACAGAGAAGAGACTTAAAATTCTAAGAGAAGCAGATACAATAGTGGTTGAAGAAATAAAGAAGGCTGGTTTGTACAGGGAGATATGGCAGTCATTTGCAGTTCTTCTGCCGGTTAAGAGTGTAGGAGTGATGGGAGATGAAAGGACATATGAAAATGTTGTTGGCATAAGGGCTGTTTCAAGCCTTGATGGAATGACTGCTGACTGGGTAAGGCTTCCCTATGATTTAATGGCAAGGATTTCAAACAGGATAATAAACGAGGTAAAGGGCGTAAACAGAGTAGTCTACGATATAAGTTCAAAACCCCCAAGCACGATTGAATGGGAGTAG
- a CDS encoding phospho-N-acetylmuramoyl-pentapeptide-transferase — MLYFLYEHFYSNDSVFSFLRLFRYLTFRIIYAMLTAFLISIILGRPVIRWLKEKNIKDTSREELAVIDASKKEGTPTMGGILIVFSILIPAVLWCNLSNRFIQIIITTTLWFSVVGYYDDLLKIKYKNKDGLSIPKKLFCQFVFSFILGVLLISDYSPFWPTTTNATLLNIPFYKYPITDLNWFYIPFVIFVVIATSNAVNFVDGLDGLAIGPIILSTLVFGVFSYVLGNMNLSQYFQFNYIKGTGELSVFCAAVIGAGIGFLWYNAYPAQLFMGDMGSMTLGGIIAVIAIMVKQEVLIVLAGMIFFIEGLTVFLQMISINYIGRRLFFMAPLHHTFQKRGIAEPKVVIRFWIVALIFALIALSTLKIR; from the coding sequence ATGCTGTATTTCCTTTACGAACATTTTTATTCCAATGATTCTGTCTTTTCATTTCTCAGACTGTTCCGCTATTTAACCTTCAGGATTATTTATGCAATGCTTACTGCCTTTCTGATAAGCATTATTCTTGGCAGACCTGTAATCAGATGGCTTAAGGAAAAGAACATAAAGGATACATCCAGAGAGGAACTGGCTGTAATAGATGCATCAAAGAAGGAGGGGACTCCAACAATGGGAGGCATCCTTATAGTTTTTTCAATACTGATACCTGCAGTATTATGGTGCAATCTTTCAAACAGGTTTATTCAGATAATTATAACCACTACACTCTGGTTTTCAGTTGTTGGATATTATGATGACCTTCTGAAAATTAAATATAAAAACAAGGATGGTCTATCAATACCAAAGAAACTTTTTTGCCAGTTTGTTTTTAGTTTTATTCTTGGTGTTCTCCTGATTTCAGACTATTCGCCGTTTTGGCCCACAACAACCAACGCAACTCTTCTCAATATTCCGTTTTATAAATACCCGATAACTGACCTCAACTGGTTTTATATTCCATTTGTTATCTTTGTGGTGATAGCCACTTCAAATGCGGTAAATTTTGTGGACGGTCTCGATGGACTGGCAATAGGCCCGATTATTCTGAGCACTCTTGTCTTTGGGGTCTTCTCTTATGTGCTCGGGAATATGAATCTGTCACAGTATTTTCAGTTCAACTATATAAAAGGGACAGGGGAGCTTTCTGTTTTTTGTGCGGCTGTGATAGGGGCAGGAATAGGATTTCTATGGTATAACGCATACCCTGCACAGCTTTTTATGGGAGATATGGGCTCTATGACACTCGGTGGGATAATCGCAGTCATAGCTATAATGGTTAAACAGGAGGTGCTGATAGTGCTTGCAGGGATGATATTTTTCATAGAAGGATTGACAGTTTTTCTTCAGATGATTTCAATAAATTATATAGGAAGGCGACTCTTTTTCATGGCTCCCTTGCATCACACCTTCCAGAAAAGAGGGATTGCAGAGCCGAAGGTGGTTATAAGGTTCTGGATAGTGGCGTTGATTTTTGCTTTAATAGCACTGAGCACATTAAAGATAAGGTAA
- a CDS encoding inosine 5-monophosphate dehydrogenase produces MGMWVGRNRKARRCYGFDEIALVPGEVTINPNEVDISWEIRGKKYDTPIIAAAMDGVVDTRFAIEFGKLGGIAVMNLEGIQTRYENPDEIYDRISNAANDVATKLVQSIYLEPIKEELISVRIKEIKKAGVPAIVSAIPQKAYKYGKIAQNAGADIFIVQSTVTTVKHISKEYESVDFEKLCNDLSIPVIVGNCVTYKTTLELMGTGIAAVLIGIGPGAACTTRGVLGIGVPQVTATCDAAAARDEYFKRTARYVPIITDGGMNTGGDICKAIACGADAVMVGSAFAKAKEAPGRGFHWGMATPHANLPRGTRIRVGTTGTLKQILYGPAELDDGSQNLIGALRTSMGNCGASNIKEMQQTELIIAPAMKTEGKIFQQSQRVGMGK; encoded by the coding sequence ATGGGAATGTGGGTCGGAAGAAACCGGAAGGCAAGGCGCTGTTACGGGTTTGATGAGATTGCCCTTGTTCCTGGAGAGGTAACGATAAATCCTAACGAGGTTGATATAAGCTGGGAAATAAGAGGGAAGAAATATGATACTCCAATAATCGCAGCGGCTATGGACGGAGTTGTTGATACAAGGTTTGCAATAGAATTTGGAAAACTTGGTGGGATTGCTGTGATGAACCTTGAAGGAATACAAACCCGTTATGAGAATCCTGATGAAATTTACGACAGGATTTCAAATGCTGCAAATGATGTGGCGACCAAACTTGTGCAGAGTATTTATCTTGAACCAATCAAGGAAGAGCTTATTAGTGTAAGGATAAAGGAAATTAAAAAGGCAGGTGTTCCGGCTATTGTTTCAGCAATACCTCAGAAAGCTTATAAATATGGGAAAATTGCGCAGAATGCTGGCGCTGATATCTTTATTGTCCAGTCAACAGTAACCACAGTCAAGCATATTTCAAAGGAATACGAGTCAGTGGATTTTGAAAAGCTCTGCAATGACCTATCCATTCCTGTAATAGTTGGAAATTGCGTAACATATAAAACAACGCTGGAATTGATGGGAACAGGAATTGCTGCGGTTCTTATAGGAATCGGACCCGGGGCTGCGTGCACAACAAGGGGTGTGCTGGGAATCGGTGTGCCTCAGGTAACTGCAACCTGTGATGCAGCAGCAGCAAGGGATGAGTATTTTAAAAGGACTGCCCGCTATGTCCCCATTATAACTGACGGTGGCATGAACACCGGCGGAGATATATGCAAAGCCATTGCATGCGGTGCTGATGCTGTAATGGTTGGGTCTGCATTTGCTAAGGCAAAAGAGGCTCCCGGAAGAGGATTTCACTGGGGTATGGCAACCCCTCATGCTAATCTCCCGAGGGGGACAAGGATAAGGGTTGGAACAACAGGAACATTAAAGCAGATACTGTACGGACCTGCTGAACTTGATGATGGCTCCCAAAACCTTATTGGAGCGTTAAGGACTTCAATGGGAAACTGCGGTGCATCAAATATAAAAGAAATGCAACAGACAGAATTAATCATAGCTCCTGCCATGAAAACAGAAGGAAAGATATTCCAGCAGTCACAGCGTGTCGGAATGGGGAAGTAA
- a CDS encoding ATP-binding protein, with protein sequence MAEKVLFTWSGGKDSAMALNELQKGSVYEVSALLTTITEKYDRVSMHGVRRILLEEQAESLGFPLEKIFISEKSSNEEYEAKMKEKLVSYKDRGILSVVFGDIFLEDLRKYREENLAKIGMKAIFPIWKQDTTKLADKFIDSGFKAVITCVDTNVFDKGFAGRIFDRQFLSDLPSNVDPCGENGEFHTFVFDGPIFRRKILFNIGEIVLRENRFYFCDLIPVEKDVS encoded by the coding sequence ATGGCTGAAAAAGTTCTTTTTACATGGAGCGGGGGGAAGGACAGTGCGATGGCTCTAAATGAGTTACAGAAGGGTAGTGTTTATGAAGTATCAGCACTGCTGACAACTATAACAGAAAAATATGACAGGGTGAGCATGCATGGAGTCAGGCGTATTCTTCTTGAAGAGCAGGCAGAATCTTTAGGGTTTCCACTTGAAAAAATCTTTATTTCTGAAAAATCTTCAAATGAAGAATATGAAGCAAAAATGAAAGAGAAACTGGTTTCATATAAAGACCGGGGGATTTTGTCTGTGGTTTTTGGTGATATATTTTTAGAGGACTTGAGAAAATACCGTGAAGAGAACCTCGCAAAAATTGGGATGAAGGCAATTTTTCCAATCTGGAAACAAGACACAACCAAGCTTGCAGATAAGTTTATAGACTCAGGCTTTAAGGCAGTGATAACCTGCGTTGACACAAACGTTTTTGATAAAGGATTTGCAGGCAGAATATTTGACAGGCAATTTCTATCTGACCTTCCTTCAAACGTTGACCCCTGCGGTGAGAATGGAGAATTTCATACATTTGTATTTGATGGGCCCATATTCAGAAGGAAAATATTATTCAATATTGGAGAAATTGTACTGAGAGAGAACCGTTTTTATTTTTGCGATTTAATACCTGTTGAAAAAGATGTTTCCTGA